The Arvicola amphibius chromosome 6, mArvAmp1.2, whole genome shotgun sequence DNA window atGTCAAATCTACTCCACAAGATGGATCCATACATGACACTATTAAAGGGTCCAGGAACCTGATACCAGACAGGCCACAGGCCTTAGGgaaaaacctactactattattctgctaaaagaacatagcaataaaatgatccCTAATGTCTTATTGCTAAACCTGTACGGCACTAAATTGCTCAACCCTCATTAGAAGCTTCTTTCTGCCGTAGACAgaataaacacagagacccaccgCAGGACAAAGTTCAGAATGTGAGAGACTTTGAAGAACTCAACCCTAAATGGGATGCTTTTTATCAAATTTCTCCCTTCAAAGCTCAGTGAtctttgcagaagaggaggcagaaagattttaagagccagatgtggtggatATCTTTCTGAGGCGTCAGTACCCATACACAGATGAACAAAGACTGTGCGGGCATATAGCGAACTTGTAAGGCTCAAACCAGACAACGTCCTTTCCCGAACTGAGAAGGAGAAGTAGACACAAAGTCCCATGTTGGGAGCAgcgagaccccagatcctgaatttcttgtaatcccctgatctgagtgcctacagctgctctaagcacgagaccttcaggagttcctgatggcaggagagtggtttctggtgggtttggctggggcgtggctatctctatataatctgcccctgaacacagtaaagggggcattcttggggaattcaaggatgacccgtgtcgctgtctctctgtctctgtgtgtgtttgtgtattttaactgcCAGCCCCTTTTCCGAATCTCGTGAACtgactgggtgccagcgcacagaACGCAGACACGGGAGGGGGGGTGCGCGGTGCggggcaattggaggtctccaccgagatagcGGCAGTCCCATCCCTATCCAAGAAGAATTTATAACGGATCCCTACTGGTATGgggaaaatctgttttctcctgtAGAGTGCCACTGATTGTATCATCCACATTCTAGGGCAGACCCCATTCCCTGAAGGAGTTGACCAAATACAAAATGGAGTacattttgttaatgttttttgttttgattttttgtctcatttaagtttgttttgtctgttttaattttcatttttttttttttttttagaaaaagagatGGAGCATCAAGTTAGTTGGTtaaggagatggggaggatctgggaggagttgtggAAGgggaaacataataaaaatatattgtgtagagccgggcggtggtggcggcacgcctttaatcccagcactcgggaggcagaggcaggtggatctctgtgagttcgagcccagcctggtctacaagagctagctccaggacaggctctaaaagctgcagagaaaccctgtctcgaaaaaccaaaaaaataaaaatatattgtgtaaaaatttttgaaaattaaaaagtaaaattcttgAAAAAATAAGTGCTGCCACTGCTAAGTTGAGCATGCTCCTTCCACTGGAAATTAAACATTCATTAATAAATATACAGCACAATTGTGGCTTGGTGGGTggatataaaaagacaaaaagttgGCTGCGGTTGAATCTGAGAGGAATTGGGGGAAAGGGTGAATACAGTCAATACTTCTAAGTAACAAATTCTTAaccagtaatatatatatatatacacgcatatatgtatatatatttgtgtgtgtatacatattattttgtatataagcATAGCATACTTCTAAAATCTTGTTAAGTTAGCCCAGAAGTTGTGTTTGGGCTTGCTAATTGGTCAACATTGAAGTAATCTATATTCGTTCTGTAGAATCTATTCAATTTCTGAAGAAGTCAGATTGGAGAATTTAAATGGAGATGATAGTGATAATTTCTGTATACTATATGCCTTTGATGACAGAACTGAAAAATTCTACTACTATCCCCTAAGAAGCAATATTACTTTGACTTAACATCTATGATGGTGGGGGATTGTCAGGACAGCAAATTCAAAGGTATATCTTAGAGTTCCCGCTGAGGTAGTCCTTATCCCACAGACCAAAGATCTAATGGTAGTGTTAGCCCACATATCAACTACTTGAACTCCAATTATATACTTAAGACCTGAACAAACATGATTCCCAGGTAGGTTTCTGGCCCCATTGGAGCAATAATGGGACAGGCTTCAGTCAAGACGTATCTATTTACTTCTGtgggaaatcagaggacaacttatggaagCTGACTATGTCCTTCCCTATAGCACGGAttcttctaattgttcttaataataaacacccagagtcagatataggggttaatgttgaagatctgaaaagccgAGCAGTCAGCCAATAGagtcagccactggttcttacctttaCTAatactcagaccaaaggggcaattCTGTCTCTATGGATCCTCAGACTCAATCCTCAAACTACATTCTCACACTGAATCCTAAAACTGCATCTTCAGACTAAATCCTCAGTCTGAGTCTAAGCTCCTGTCTCCtaccgccttatattcctctctcttcccagtcatatcccttcctgtctccacctccctagtgctgagattaaaggtgtgaaccactgcCACCTagctttgtttatcttttagacTAGATCaatttcgtgtagcccagggtggtcttgaactcacagagatctgtccgcctttgtgtcctgagtgctgggattaaaggtgcgtgccacagCCAGCTTCTGTGGCTAGCTAGTAACTTGGCTCTACACtcggatcttcaggcaagcttgatTGGTTAGATTACCAAGTATCACTATGCCTCCTCTTTGTGGATCTTGCAGATGCCAATCAGATCACGAAGCTTGGTAGCAAgagcatctcactggcccaatGAAAAcggacgctaaaaagaaatcccacactagctcagaaatgagtaTGAGTATAACAAAGGGttacttatttaggggtagacttacagATCATAGTCCTCTACACAAACGGGAAagaggaaccgaatccagcagctggaagagagagggaacatgTGCTTTACACCAGCATTTATAGTGTAAggggccacgcccaagtgggcaggtaacttaaaggctttCCGACAGCACCCAAGAACTGCATTTATTACCCTGCTCCCTAACTCCGCATCTCAATAAAGTTAGTGTAATGATATTTTGAGTCTCCTGCAAACAGTGACAACACAGACTCTTTGTTCCTATTCCCCAAACCCCAGAAACATTAATCTTTAAGAGGATAGGGTAAATATAGAACACTGGAGCAAAAATAACTGATttgattaataattaaataataattttaaactatGATAATTGTATATGAGTTTTAAGAAACCTAATTCTGCTCAGTGGCCTGGAACTGGAGACTCGATACTttagagacctagggtagaaccaaccacagctggcaaaaaaaaaaaaaaaaaagaataaaaggaaaaaaaagagaatatattgAAATGATTCCCAATGATATTCTATTATACTCCTCGATCAGTGCCTTGTCTAGTCATTATCAGAGAAGTCCTTCCCATTGCAGATGGGAGCTGgtccagagacccacagccagatactATAAACCAAGATAGAATCTAAATTGCAGGTCTCCATTGGGTTCTTTCTCTCAGAGCGCAGGGAATCCtatggaagagaggaaaagaaggctgtaggagtcagaggggatgaactacaccaggagaacatggccccctgaatcaactaagcaggacagaaaggactcacagagactgaagcaaatAGTAAGGGGCCTGCACCTATCCACATCAGCTCTTCTGATCTTCTGCATGTGCTATTACTGTTAGCTTGGTGTTATTTGTGGAACTCCTCACAGTGGGTGTGGGtatgtctctgattcttttaccTGCTCTTCCGACACTTTTAGTCCAGTTGgcttgccttgtccagtcttggtATGAGGGCTTTTACCTTGTTTTACTATAGCTTGTTTagttgtgtttggttgttgtttcttggaggcctgctcttttctgaagggaaatgggggaggtagtggatctggggcagaggagaggtgtgggaactgggaggagtggagggaggggaagctgtggttgctatgtattgtatgagagaagaatctattataaaaaaaaaaccataaatctAATTCTGAACTTACCTTATCATAAATTGTTTTTTCTGTATGGAAGAGAATCAACCTATAAATTAGTTATTGTTAGTTGAACAAGTGCATCTAGTTTGTGTTCATTTCTATAGCACTGAATGTCTGTATGCATACAGAGTTAGATTCTGAATTACGTGCATTCTGCAGAAACTACCACTCTGTTCTTTATCAGTGTTACTGCGTGTTCAAAGTGTCATCGTATTTCTAATTTGGTgacataacaacaaaacataaaaagatggtgtcatttttttattgcaaatcaaaatgacgAAGAACAATACCACATACCTATTCAATGATGAAATGAGAAGTTTTAGAAAAAGATATTGGTAATAGTTACATGACGCTTTGAACACACAATAACACTGATGTGTTTTAAAATAGTTACAATGGTAAATATCATATTAGCTGTatacaataaaaaaactaaatacaGTCTAAATCTGTTTATATAACATTTGCAATAGTATTACAACAGATAATTTGATAAAAACAGATTaatgcagttcattttaaagttggaatgtattttcatattattgACTTAGAAGGCTTTTGCATAGTTTGGATATAAAGTTTTTATGAGATATggattttacaatattttttcctAATCCCTATTTTTTGgcaaagtttaatttttaatttgggttATAGCTACCAGTCTTCTTTCATACATTGTGACTTAGGTGATGTATCTAAGAATTAATAGCAAAAGCCAGGATGGAAtagattttaaagatgtttttacttggaatttttacttttttaagttAGATCTATAATCAATTTTGAAAAGATAGCCTATATCTAGTTTAATATTCTTGCATATAACTGATCAATTACTCTAGTATGGATGActgtgcatgtatgaatgtacTCCTGACTCTTTATTCTGGTCCTTTGATATGTGTGGTTTATTATTTTGCACATATACTGTGCAAATACTGGGCAGACTTGACTACTGAAATATTATAGTAAGTTTTCAAATGTAGTAAGATGAGTCTCAACTGTTTGCTTTTATcgtatttttaatattatatatatttttattttccagttaaTACTTAGTATTAGTTTATATCAGTGCATTCTCTTACTGAAATTTGATTGGAATTGCACTGCAGTCAAATTGGGAAGCCAAGCCTTAGCAATATTGAATCTTGTAATCCATTAATATGGAATAATCAATACAAGCAATCAAAAGAAATTATCTGGCATTTATAGAACTCTCCACACAATGTCAGAGCCCATATttgttgacaaaggtttctgtcccgcccagtcctaacaaaacacacagaggcttatgctAATTATAAACCGGTTGACTTATTAggtcaggtttattattaactaactcttacaacttgaattaacccataattcttatctatgtttagccacatagcttggtaccttttctcagtgcagcatttttatcttgcttcctctgcatctgggtagcgactgcagactgaacctttcctatTTCCacaattctcctagtctggtcaccctgcctatacttcctgcctggctactggccaatcaacattttattaaaccaatacacatgacaaatctttacgaggtacaagagcattatcccacagcaaatatTTTTTCAAGCATTCATGGAGCCTTTACAAATATTTAGCTAAGTCAATCTGATAAAACTAAATACTGTGCACTGGATAGTTTATGAATGACAGAAGCTTATCTCTCACAGTCAGTCCTAGAGGTTAAGAAATTCAAAGTTGTGATGAGATCAGAATCACCATCTGATTCATAGGTGGTGTCTTCTTTAGTAAATTGTTTGGGATTGGGAAGTGAAACAGGAAATGTCTGTTTGTGTGAACTTGGTTTCTCTTGGGATGATGAAAGTATCTTAAAATTCGACTGTGATGATATTGATTCTCTTCTGTGAGTACACTAAAAACTATCGAAATGGTCGAGTAAAGGAACACATTTTATTGTgtgttgattatattttaataaagacatttaaaaagaacataaaaagtcATATGTTGAGagaaaataactattaaaaatgtTTGACAAGGGACTAATTACCTGAAAGAAAGAGATGATCTAAATCAAAAGAGTCAGATATAAAAAGGGACACATTACAAGAGACACCAAGGAAATTCAGGATAGTATAAAGTTATACTTTAAAAACTAGTATTGcattaaattagaaaatctaagagaaatggaaacatttcTAGATTCACCCAAACCACAAAGTTAAACCGAAAAGAGATCAACAATTTAAACAGATTCACAAAAACAGGGAGATTGAGACAGAGATAAAAGGCCTTCTGGTTAAAGAAAGCTCAGGCCCAGAATGATTCACAGCAGAGCTCCAGGGGACTTTCAAAGAACCAAGActtcttaaattattaaaaatagaagtacATGGAGAACTTTAAGCTCCCTTGATAAAGCCAGTATTACTTTAAGACTAAGACAAGGTAAGACCCTCTCTCTCCACAAAACCCTACAGGCCAATATCTCTAATTAACATAGttgcaaaaataatttataaaatacttgCAACTGAACTGCAGGCATATATGAAAAAGACCACTCACCATGGTCAAGTTGACTTTATTctacaaggatggttcaacagATGTAAGTCAACACATATAACAAATCATGTCGgtagacatgcagacaaaatttTAATGATTATCACAATAGAAGCAAAAAATGCTGCTTTTGGCAAAATGCAGCATGCTTTCATAATAGAAAACCTAGAGAGAATAGGAATGGAGGGAACATGTACAATGCGATCAAGGGTACAGATGACAAACCCATAACCCACATCATTCTAACAGAAAAAAGCTCTGAGAAATCCAATTACAATCAGGAGGAAGCCCACTATCACGACTCCTTTTCCATATCGGGCTTGGAGGAACTATGCAAGCTGCCGGGGGTGCCTTCCCCTGATGAATAGTGAGACAAAGTTGTTTCAACACATCTTCCATGGAGTAAAAGGGTTGCAACGTGGTGTTTATGAGATGATTTAAAGATTTAGGCTCAGAGATAAGGCTGAATTCAGAGTTCTCAATAACAATCTAAACACATTTATCAACACTAGGGAACGTTCAGGGTTCAAGCCTCTGGAGAAAACTATGCCACAGTGCAGTTAGAGGACTGCACTTCTCCATCAGCCCAACAGGAAGAGGAGAGCAGCCCGGGTGCCCCTTAGCTTATCTTCTGATATCATTTAATTTTTGGTTAAGAAGACTCTCTTGACTAGCCTTTTAAAGGCTTCCTTTACCTCTTTGTTCCTAAGCGTGTAGATTAAGGGGTTCAGCATGGGGGCAATAATTCCATAGAAGAGGGAAACCATCTTCTTTGGGTCCTTGGAGTGGGATGAAGGTGGCAGTAGGTACATGGAAACAGCAGTGCCATAAAAAAGTGAGACCACTATTAGATGGGAGCCACAGGTCCCAAATGCTTTCTGTCGTCCCTCAGCAGACTGGATTTTCAGGATTGCTTGGGCGATAAAAGCATAGGAGATGAGGATGAGCGTCAGAGGTACCAAATGGAAGATCACACTGACAAAGAAGAGTTCGGCCTCATTTGCAGCTGTATCAACACAGGACAACTTGAGCAGTGCAGGCACTTCACAGAGAAAGTGGTCTATGACATAGTGGCCACATCGCGGCAGCTGGAAAGTCAGGATGGACAGCCACACTGCGTTTCCAAAGCCAATGATCCAGGATACAGCTGCCAACTGGAGGCCGAGCCTCTGGTGCATGATGACCGAGTAGTGGAGAGGCCGGCAGATGGCTACAAACCTGTCGAAGGACATGACTGGCAGCAGAACGCACTCGGTG harbors:
- the LOC119817351 gene encoding olfactory receptor 11 translates to MIWANESIIEEFVLLGFSDQPWLEFPLFVVFLTSYIVTTIGNFNIILVSRLDPKLHTPMYFFLTNLSVIDLCYITCTVPQMLVNLHSIRKVISYGGCVVQLFMFLALGATECVLLPVMSFDRFVAICRPLHYSVIMHQRLGLQLAAVSWIIGFGNAVWLSILTFQLPRCGHYVIDHFLCEVPALLKLSCVDTAANEAELFFVSVIFHLVPLTLILISYAFIAQAILKIQSAEGRQKAFGTCGSHLIVVSLFYGTAVSMYLLPPSSHSKDPKKMVSLFYGIIAPMLNPLIYTLRNKEVKEAFKRLVKRVFLTKN